TATGATTTTGTATTGGAAGGTTACCAAGAAAATCTTATGTCTGTCTTTTAGGAAGGTGATCTCAAATATATGATGCGATTTCTTAATCCTTAATTACCTGTTATTTACGTAATTGAATTGAATCAGAATCTGCCAAAGCAAGCACGAAACAAGATCCCCCTTAATGGGATTTGGTTTTTGAACGGGAGGGAGAAAAACTAGCGGAAGGGGTGGTGAGAGGTGAGACGAAATAAAACCGGAGGAAAAAAGACCGTACCAGGCTACCAAAttctccattaggagtagagattgcATTAATGGTTTGATTTCCAAATTGATTCTGTGCTCAATTTCCATAATATTTTCGCGTGAATGGCTGCTACGAATGACGAGGATAACTACCGAATATTGTTGGATGCATTTCCCTAAAGATTTTTTTGACATTTAAATGATCATACTTGATTTGATAATTTAGCATGTCTGGCTCTTTGTATGACTTATAAGAAATATAATTTGACAACATTCACATAAGCCTGTATGTGGTGGCCCAACGACCCGCCTTTCGCCACAGCCATCCTCGACACCGTGATCCAGACCCTGGCATTCTTGAGAATCGCGCCGGCGTCTTACATGCTGTACGCGCGGATGCGCTCATAAGAAAAAATATGTTATTTTTGTTGTATTAGGAAACTTGTGATTGCCAATTAATAGTAGAGATAATGATAATAATAAATGGCATATCGTGCGGGAGTAGTGATTTGTTATGCAGGAATATATGATTTTGTACTGGAAGGTTATCAAGAAAATCTTATGTCTGTCTTTAGGAAGGTGATCTCACATATATGATGCGATTTCTGAATTCTTAATTACCTGTTATTTACGTAATTGAATTGAATTAGCATCTGCCAAAGCAAGCATGAAATAAGATCCCCCTAATGGGATTTGGTTTTTTAACGGGAGGGAGAAAAACAACAGAAGGGGTGGTGAGAGGTGACACGAAATAAAACCAGACGAAAAAAGACTGTACCAGGCTACCAACtcctccattaggagtagagattgcATTAATGGTTTGATCTCCAAATTGATTATGTTCTCAATTTCCATAATATTTTCGCGTGAATGGCTGCTATGAATGACGAGGACAACTACCGAGTATTGTTGGATGCATTTCCCTAACGATTTTTTTGACATTTAAATGATGACACTTGATTTGAGAATTTAGCATGTCTGGGTCTTTGTATGATTTATAAGAAATATAATTTGACAATATTCACATAAGCCTGTGTGGTGGCCCGACAACCCGCCTTTCGCCACAGCCAGCCTCGACACCGTGATGCAGACCCTGGCATTCTTGAGAATCGCGCCGACATCTTACATGGTGTACGCGTGGATGCGCTCATAAGAAAAAAGATATGTTATTTTTGTTGTATTAGGAAACTTGTGATTCCCAATTAATAGTAGAGATAATGATAATAATAAATGGCATAGCGCGCGGGAGTAGTGATTTGTTATGCGGGAATATATGATTTTGTATTGGAAGGTTATCAAGAAAATCTTATGTCTGTCTTTTAGGAAGGTGATCTCACATACATGATGCGATTTCTGAATTCTTAATTACATGTTATTTACGTAATTGAATTGAATCAACATCTGTCAAAGCAAGCACGAAACAAGATCCCCTTAATGGGATTTGGTTTTTTAAGGGAGAGAGAAAAACCAGTGCAAGAGGTGAGACGAAATaaaaccggacgaaaaaagaCCGTACCAGGCTACCAACTCCTTTATTAGAAGTAGAGATAATTTATATGACTAAAAAATGTCCAATTTACCATGTTTAAAAATCCAACATTTTTAACATTTTAATGTAAAATAAAACACCACCACCTTCCGCAGGCACGCACGTTCCAATCCACGGGACACCCCGCCCGGAGCGGATAGCACCGCGGCGCCCGATCCTCCGATGCCGAATGCCAATCGAAACAGAAACCCCAATCAGTTTCGCAATCCTCAAGCACAGCCAGCAAACCGAAGCGATTCCAACCCGATCCCGACTGCGGAGGCCGGAAATCCCCCGAAATCCAAGCCCCCTCCTTTCGGTATAAATCCATCCCCGCATCGCAGTCTCTCTCGCTTCCCCTGGTCCTCCTCTAGTCAAATCTGTCTACCCGGCTGCGGTAACCTAGGGTTTAGTCAGGCGGCCAGCAGCCATGGAGGGGGAgatcgccgccgccccgacgcgCCGTTGGGCGGAGAACGTGATCGTGCTGTCCTCGGGGAGGCCGCCGCGgtcggaggaggcggcggtggtggcggggCAGGGGCAGCACCAGCGCACGGATGCGCCGCCGGAGAAGCTCTACTACAAGACCAGGCTCTGCGATAAGTACGAGGCCACCGGCCGCTGCGTGTACGAGGATGGTTGCACCTTCGCGCACGGCGGCGCCGAGCTGCGCCCGCCGGTCCCTCCCCACGCCCACGCCGTTTGGCGCAGGCCGCCCGACCAGGAGCACGGCGGCAGGATCGTCTACGGCGGCGGCAAGGCGTGCCACAACTTCAGGGACAGGGGCCATTTCGGGGACAAGCTCGCCTTCCCCCACGCCGCCGCGCCGGCACCACCTGGTACGCCCGCTGCCTATGCTACTCTATCTAGATCGCGCTCGCGCGCAAGTGTCCATGGCCGATCGCGTCGGGATCTCACGAAACAATGCCCTCGATTTGTTGACTCCCCCCTCCTGTCCAGGTCACGCGATTCGCATCACCGGGGACCAGAAGCTGCTGGCGGACGAGCGGAGGAGCGCCACGCCGCCCGCGATGCCACCCCCAGCGCCGCGCTACGCTGCTCCGGGCCCCGCCAGGGCGTTTGCGCCGGTGCCTGCCCCGGCCGCGCGTGATCGTCTTCGCCAGATGCCCGAGGAGGACGGTGGCAAAAAGCCCAACAGGCTGATGCTCATGAGCCTCCGGAAGACCAGCGGCATCTACGGCGACTGGCCGGAGCAGTTCTGAAACCGATTGATCAGCCGTCACCATGGTCGCATACCCATATATAATTGGCAGTGCTGATACAAAGTAACAAGAAAAGGGGGATTCATTTTTCTCTGAGAGTGAACAACTTTACCATGGTGGTATTTACCTGTACTGTATAATTCCAATTGTTATGATTAACCGGAGTCATGTTGTCGATCATCCAAAGGCCCAAGCAGTCACGAGGCATGATACCATAATTTACCAACGAGGTTCATCAATTTGGCTACATTCCATGGTCTGACTATGGGCGCTCATGGTACCGCTACAGTACCACACATTGGACACCCGAGCTCTGGCACATGCTGGCACGTGCCTGTGCTATCATGTTGCATATGTTACATTGTGTGAGCACTACATCATACTTTGCCTACAGACCGTACGACTTACAGTTCAATTGTAACCTAGTTTGTACACAATATTCGACGCAACAACAAATTTAGCTTGCGAATATTCTCCATCGCCTTGGATTCACCATCTGTCGAACATCCATGTACATTTGTCAGGGTTGAATAAGGCGTATCTTGGGTAGGGCGTCCCGAGCTAGTGATTTTTTTAAAAACATCATCAACTTTATTAATTAGAAATAAGAAAAGATACAATATTTTCCATGGGCTCCTAGATCCAATCCCTAGTCATGGAACATTTTACTAGTCTAGCAAGCTTATGAGCTACTTTGTTTGCTTCTCTATTACAATGTCACAAACTAGTAAGAGGAAAATCACAAGCCATAAAAAAACAATCCTCGAATTGTAGCCGCCGCTCCTGCAGAATGTCCTCCGTTCTTCATTGTGTCAATGACTTCCATATTGTCAGAATTGATAATGAGACGATTGCAGCCCGCCTTTTGTGACAGCAATAAGCCAAACCTAAGTGCTAACGCTTTCGCTGTCAGAGCATCCACACAACACTCAATCTTTCAATTACCACCTACAATGAAGTTTCCTTTGTCATCCCTGCTAGCAGCACCCGCTATGCCCCTTAGTTGATAATGGTCAAAAGAAGCATCCACATTCAATTTAACAAACCCCATAGGAGGTCTGCTCCTCCATTCTTCCTCTTTGCCTTACGTGAGTGGGTATTTACATGATTTCCTGTTATATCCCAAATACGAATCGAGGTTTGGGGGGATGCCTCTTGAGACTTTCCCTCATGGACTAGCTTCTGTCTATTCCACCATAAATACCATGCGGTTATAGCGATTAGCTCGGGAACCCAATCTTCTCTCTACTCTTAAAAGGGGGAGTTGGTAGTCTCGTCTCACCTCCCACAAACCCCTCCGCAAAATCATACGCCTGCAAGTGTCTTATAAACTTTTCGCTCAAGCCCAACCAATTTGGGA
The Aegilops tauschii subsp. strangulata cultivar AL8/78 chromosome 3, Aet v6.0, whole genome shotgun sequence genome window above contains:
- the LOC109772681 gene encoding zinc finger CCCH domain-containing protein 1-like yields the protein MEGEIAAAPTRRWAENVIVLSSGRPPRSEEAAVVAGQGQHQRTDAPPEKLYYKTRLCDKYEATGRCVYEDGCTFAHGGAELRPPVPPHAHAVWRRPPDQEHGGRIVYGGGKACHNFRDRGHFGDKLAFPHAAAPAPPGHAIRITGDQKLLADERRSATPPAMPPPAPRYAAPGPARAFAPVPAPAARDRLRQMPEEDGGKKPNRLMLMSLRKTSGIYGDWPEQF